One segment of Nitrososphaerota archaeon DNA contains the following:
- a CDS encoding CopG family transcriptional regulator, with product MCERMQDERMPVYISRYLYETIRKRVEVNRNEFKSVDEYVAFVLKEVTKEDEPATGYTSEEEDEIKKRLSNLGYL from the coding sequence TTGTGTGAAAGAATGCAGGACGAGAGAATGCCAGTATACATTTCGAGATACTTATACGAAACCATTAGAAAAAGAGTAGAGGTAAACAGAAATGAATTCAAGAGTGTGGATGAGTATGTGGCATTTGTGCTGAAAGAAGTCACCAAGGAAGACGAACCCGCGACAGGATACACCAGCGAAGAAGAAGACGAAATAAAGAAACGTCTATCCAATCTTGGTTATCTTTGA